aacttcttCCGTCTGTGTGTTTGCCTGGCTTAACATTCATGTTGTCATTGAGTGACTACATCGTTTCCTATGCACTGAATATTTGCTGTCATCTAtggtgagatcatgtgacatgagctatgctTGGCTGACAGAAGCACGtcacaatcttgatttcagtgctttggaagctacTGTGATGTAATTGGTGGATTTCGTGTTCGTACTTTCGTGATACGAAAGTTTGTAGTGTACATGTTTCCATGCATCGAAGATACTTCAAAAACGCTTTGATTTTGCTAGGTTGAGATTCCTAAACTGCCACGAAGTTCTACACAGGTTTATAaatccataaccattcaaaggattgatgaggttTACAGCTCCTAGGGAAATGATACCATCTTTTGACATGGGAAAATGTACTTCCTACTCAGTAAAAAGTTTTTCACCCTAGAAAACGCGTTtctaactgggaaatccgggaaactTTTTCTTGTCCAAGTATACACCCTAGTTAAGAATGTTTAAGCCTTCCATATGAAATGAGGTGGCTATTGACAAGAAACGCCGTGCACTGGTGGTACAGTTGTCTTATCAGAACAGTGGCACTGCATTGAaggaatattactgaaataaatggGTGAGAAGAGGTCCCATGTCAAATGTGTTGAACACAATCAAGATATTTGAAGAAATAGGTGAATTGAGTCTTGCAGCAGATTCCAATATCAGTTGGTGAAGTTGCTTTTAGCTACAGCTGACCATAAAGCAGATGCCTCAAATTCTGTAGTAAGTACTATAGTGGTCataggatctctctctctctctctctctctctctctctctctctctctctctctctctctctctctctctcacacacacacacacacacacacacacacacctaccgcTACAAGGCTCACAATGTGCTGCTATATTGAAGCCCCAAGATGGGCTACAACACTGTGACTTTGCTTTCATTTTTGGCATGCATGGTAATGAGTGACTGTTggctggggaatattctttggatggacaaGGCATATTTTACTCTGCATGTGGCTGTGAATGCACAGAATCACATATGGGGTTGTCCTCCCAAATCTTGTGCTGGAACACCCACTGCAATCAGCTTATGTGACAGTGTGTGGTGATTTCACAAGCCTCTTCATTCTCAGTCAGTGTTCTTTGGAGATAATATCATGTTGTGCAGCTCTTAGGTGTACAGTGACTAGATAAGGACTTTATGTTACGTGATTCCAGCATTTCAAGAACACAACAGTGTCCGTGACATTATTTTGATGTGAGATGGGGtagcatgatacactcctggaaatggaaaaaagaacacattgacaccggtgtgtcagacccaccatacttgctccggacactgcgagagggctgtacaagcaatgatcacacgctcggcacagcagacacaccaggaaccgcggtgttagccatcgaatggcgctagctgcgcagcatttgtgcaccgccgccgtcagtgtcagccagtttgccgtggcatacggagctccatcgcagtctttaacactggtagcatgccgcgacagcgtggacgtgaaccgtatgtgcagttgacggactttgagcgagggcgtatagtgggcatgcgggaggccgggtggacgtactgccgaattgctcaacacgtggggcgtgaggtctccacagtacatcaatgttgtcgccagtggtcggcggaaggtgcacgtgcccgtcgacctgggaccagaccgcagcgacgcacggatgcatgccaagaccgtaggatcctacgcagtgccgtaggggacggcaccgccacttcccagcaaattagggacactgttgctcctggtgtatcggcgaggaccattcgcaaccgtctccatgaagctgggctacggtcccgcaaaccgtttggctgtcttccgctcacgccccaacatcgtgcagcccgcctccagtggtgtcgcgacaggcgtgaatggagggacgaatggagacgtgtcgtcttcagcgatgagagtcgcttctgccttggtgccaatgatggtcgtatgcgtgtttggcgccgtgcaggtgagcgccacattcaggactgcatacgaccgaggcacacagggccaacacccggcatcatggtgtggggagcgatctcctacactggccgtacaccactggtgatcgtcgaggggacactgaatagtgcacggtacatccaaaccgtcatcgaacccatcgttctaccattcctagaccggcaagagaacttgctgttccaacaggacaatgcacgtccgcatgtatcccgtgccacccaacgtgctctagaaggtgtaagtcaactaccctggccagcaagatctccggatctgtcccccattgagcatgtttgggactggatgaagcgtcgtctcacgcggtctgcacgtccagcacaaacgctggtccaactgaggcgccaggtggaaatggcatggcaagccgttccacaggactacatccagcatctctacgatcgtctccatgggagaatagcagcctgcattgctgcgaaaggtggatatacactgtactagtgccgacgttgtgcatgctctgttgcctgtgtctatgtgcctgtggttctgtcagtgtgatcatgtgatgtatctgaccccaagaatgtgtcaataaagtttccccttcctgggacaatgaattcacggtgttcttatttcaatttccaggagtgtatgtcagttgTTGAGTGAATGATTGGTTTCATGAAACCTTCGTTATCATCCGCATTATATCTAGGTAGTTGAAAGATATGTGGCCTTCGAGATCCCCTGACCTAAATTCATGCAACATGTGGATGTTGCGATATGTGAAAGATTTATTCCGGATGTATCCAGATATACGTAATCAGAAGGATATATGATGACAGTCAATCTTATTACCCTGGATATGCTGTAGGCAACTGTTAACCATGTCATGTCACGGATCAGCTGTTGCAGAGTCAGTAGATCATTTTGAACATGTAACATCTGATTATATCCTAATAAACGTTATTAGAACCACCATTATCATTGGTCTGATCGTTTCTCCTCTTTTTCCTGCACTGATACCCCATTTTCACTGCTtatagcgccatattttcacctggtggtggaaagtgaaaaattatttttcagaataCTTGGTGAGGACATCAGTTAATGAACAGCCTACAATGTTACAGCATCCTGCAAAGTGTAGAGCCCACAACActcagtttaattataatcacttgaAATGCCTTGTATTGACATCTTGTCGTGAAAACAGGGTGCTGCTTAGACAATTTTTTCCTCAGTAGATTCATAATAAAGTTGCTATGATGTCTTGCAAATATACTACACTCATTCCATGATTGCTACTCAGCAGGGGTTTTTATCAACAgcttgtgtttattgttgttattgcAGTGTAATAACTATGGTGCCTGCTGTCACTGTCTTTTACAATATGCAGTGTGTGCCACGTCTCTCTAACTGTTCAAACTAGCCTGAATGGACATATTATTCTCCATGAGTTctgtctgcagcttgtggtctagtagctagcattGCTGCTTCTAGATCATGGGGTTCCGGGATTGATTCCTTGTCGGGTTGGTGACTTTCTCTGCCTGGTGACCAGGTGTTtgcatttcttcatcatcatcatcatcatgtgcatCATCCGTGACTGACTACATTTGACTGTGTAAGAAAATTGaatgtgtaaaaatttggactttgtacaggtactgatgactgtgcagttgagtgcaccacaaaccaaacatcatcatccatgAGTTCTGAGAGTAAGAGAACTGTACTTCAACGTATATTTTAGATAAATGATTTATGTTGTGGTTGACAGTAATATTCATCGAGATTACACAATGGAAATTGGTGATACAAATTCAGAAGAGGGTCTGGGTGGTGGTGGAAATGATTATGATAACAAAGGACATAGTCACGTCAACATGATTCCTGTTTTTATGGTAGGGGAAActctttcaaatggacaaatgcaCAACCTAAGCAATGTTTGTGCTAGACAATATAACATTGCTTTGCAGATTCCTGCCCTGTGACTTTAGTGGTGAAGCGTTGGGTAGAACTCGAGACATTCAACAAGAAATCAGGTGTACTTTTCCCTCAAGGTGTTTTACATGAGATTCAACAGTGATGAAACAGAATGTTGATAATATGAAAATGTTCAAGAGAACATACCTTCTCGGCATGATGATGATTTTGAGATAAAAGCTTTAATAGGCTAGCTTGTATTCACAGCCATCTCCAAGTTTGGCATCAAATGCATTGACAATCTTTCCTTAGTAAGTGAAACTAGATGTAATATATTCATAGTAATGTAAGGAATGACCTGCCAGTGTAGCCGAGGCcattaatgcactgcttcctggattcAGGTCGGTGTACTGAACCCAGATCGAATCTACCTGTCAGATTAACTACGAAGCGCCAGTATGCCGGCCATCCTGGATGTTGTTTTTGGCAGttctccacatcccactaggtgaatactgggctggaccCCACGTTCCACATCAGTTAGAAAGCTTGCAAACATTTGCAGACATTCACACTTTCCCGTGGATTACAAAGGACACAGACAGTTGGAGTGCACTAATTCTGTCCTGGGGGTTGGCGAGGGGGGAGCCTTTGGGAGTGGCGACCACATCGTAATACTAGCCTATATATGCAATGGCActttgcaaccagtttcggcagaaAGACCGAGTAAAGACAGCAAAGTCCTATTAGTCCCCCGACCTGACTAGTTGTTGGATGGAGGGGTACCTGCTGGATAGACAGAATTTAGTAAAGGGTTTTTGTTCATAATGACAGCTCTTTGGTTTGAGAATCGagacaatgaagaaataaagtagAGCTAAGAGCTATACTCACAAAATTTTTAACATATGTGGTGTAAACCATTAGTAGTGTTACTGACCAGGCTGTAGTATGTGTGTTGATAAAATATATGTGCACTTCCATCAACACTGCTTAAATAGTTTATGAATGTACCTGCCACAAAAATTGTTATGCAGTAAAGATTTAAGATTTGACAAGTACGCAGTACCTACACAATGCTTACATGGAGGTGACaattattcataaataattaacatcaaaatttatttattgttgaaCTTTCCAACAGATTTTCTTTCTTATTCTGGTTTGTTTACAGTTGACTGGCATAGCATAAAATTTTAATTGGAAGTTTTATTTCTAGTACTTTGAGACACAGAAAGGTATTTCTTTGAAATCTTACTTGCATATTTTTTcgatttctttctttattattaatATTCCGTTACTTCACTTTCCTATGTTGTATCTGattgagttaaaagaaattacaatatttagtGATTCAGTTGTCAACTTCTAGAATCGGACACACGCCATGATAGAAATTACGTTAAAAAATTGTGTGGTCCCAATTACGAGTTTAGAAACACTCGAAATTTACCAGAATGAGTTCAAACAAAACTATATACCCAACACAATGCAAAAAAGTCGAAAGTTACAGTCAGAACAAAAGAAAACACTGGAGCATGCACACCTTCAGTAGTTCGTAATATTTCATTTCCAACATGCTGCACATACTGCGTACCTGAAAGGCATCACAATTCTGATCTGTGGGAAAGGGTTATCTGCAGGTGGAATAATGGGAGCCAGATACTACAGGGTATCTCATGCATCAGCTGTTATAACTGCCACTCAATATGTGCCAGCAGTGTCTAATGGGTGATGAAGTGGCCATTTATGTGTGTGTCCTTCAGTCAATGGTGTTCTCCAGTGGCAGGTGACCAGATGTTGGGAAGacgtaaaaattttcaaaaatgctcacTGCTAATGTActggaaaatttacaacatttcCATCCTTTCAGACGGTATTTCCATTTGTGCAAAACTTCATATAAATTGTAGTGCCAAAAACAGTCTTAGATTAAAATCGTCTTCAATTGTGCCATTCACATTCATTTATcagtttgcaaatttttttttccctAGATTGCTGTGACATTGTTCATGAACAGTCTTTATCCACCTAATTAACATCCATACTAGATACCTAATCAAAATATTGAAGCTTGCACTAGTTCTTGACTCATTgggaatcaaacaaaaaaaaatctcttcACTAGGTGAAATAAATTAATCATTTCCACAGGTGAAAGTATCTGCAAAACAAAGAAAAGGCAGTTACAGAGCTGAGATAATGGAAAAGGAACAGTTACAAATTATTTCTCTTAATTGAATCTGAAATGCCTTGAACTTACGAATATTGAATAATAACATGTAACTGATACATTTTTTGATACATTTAATAAATTGGTGTAGACCATTAACTTCTAGCACTGtgttttaaaaagattgtaacacgTGAAATTATTTTAATTCTGACCTCAAAATTTCAAATGAAGTTGACAGTGACTCAGATTAATCGTTATAGAATTTGTTATGGTTATTTTCGTTTTAAACCACTTCTCCTTATCAGTTCTTTCCTTCTGGTGGAACTTTATAATTTTAAATCACTAACAGTTACTAAATATGTAATTTCATATGCACTTTTGTGACCTCTGGCCTGTAGTACTGTATTTATGGACActcaaatattgtttctttgttgtatatATATCATTATGTAACATTCTGCTCCTCACTCTTCAGATTGACTCAGAGTACTGGTGGGAGGTGTGGAGTATCATGTGAAGAAACTTGTCACCATAGACAGGATGAGTTTGTGATAGACATGGAGAAGTCAACACACGAGTTTGGTACCTATACAGAAGATGTGACTGTTGATAAGGAATGCTCAGTTGCCACCAGATATGACTGTAGTATGAGGGAAAAGGAATTTCATGTATATAGCTGTAATTCCTGCCAACAGAGCTTTCCttcaaaatacagactcataatgcATGTGTTTATGCACATTGATGGCACACAACCACCTTTGTTTGTTTGTAAGTGGTGTGGTGTGGTATTTCACAGTAATGTTAGTTTGAAAAAACATTTAAGAATGAGTGAGAATTATCATGTCTTAATTGCTGGCAACCATGAAAAATATGGCTATATTGATAAACATCAAAGCAGTATCTTCTTGGATAGTTTGCCAGAAGTTTCTGCTACACAACACAATGAGCAGTCTTCACGTAAGGAAACTTGGAAAGCTTCAAAGAAGTCCTGTAATGACATGTGTAACACACATATgacaaatgatgcagagaaaacatTTGATTATGGAAATTTACATACAGCTGTTAATTTCAGTGCCCAGGCTGACCTAATTACTGCAAACAGAACCGACAAATATGGTATTTGTGGCAACTTGTTGGGTAGGTCACATCATCTCAAGAGAGAGAAACTAATTCACATGGGAGAGAAACCCCACAAATGTGAGAGTCGTGGGGAATCGTTTGCTCAGTCAAGTCATCTCAATACACaagtattaattcacactggaaagaaacctcacaaatgtgagatttgtgggaggCGTTTGTCTTCGTCTCACAATCTCAAGACACATGAATTAATTCACGccggaaagaaacctcacaaatgtgagatatgTGGGAAATCTTTTGTTAGGTCAGCCGATCTCAAGAGACAtggattaattcacactggaaagaaacctaaaaaatgtgagctgtgtgggaaatcttttgctcaGGCAGGCAGTCTCAAGTTAcatttattaattcacactggacagaaacctcacaaatgtgagatttgcgGGAAATCTTTTACTATGTTATGCTATCTCAGGAAACACGccttaattcacactggaaagaaaccacaCAAATGCgatatttgtgggaaatcttttgctgtACTAGGCGGTCTCAAAAAACACATCTTAATTCACACTGGAgaaaaacctcacaaatgtgagatttgtgggaaatcttttcttATGTCAGGTGGTCTCAAGATACATAGATTAATTCACAccggaaagaaacctcacaaatgtgagatttgtgggaaatctttttttACGTCAAGCAGTCTCAAGAAACATGTATTAATTCATACCgtaaagaaacctcacaaatgtgagatttgtggcaaATCTTTTTTTACGTCAATCAGTCTCAAGaaacatgtattaattcacactggtaAGAAACCTCGCACATGTGAgatgtgtgggaaatcttttgctcaGGCAGGCAGTTTCAAGTTAcatttattaattcacactggacagaaacctcacaaatgtgaggttTGTGGGAGATGTTTTGCTTTGTCAAACAGTCTGAAGACACAcgaattaattcacactggaaagaaaccgagGGAATGTGaagtttgtgggaaatcttttgctagaGCAAGCTGCCTAAAAAGACACTCATTAATTCACAccggaaagaaacctcacaaatgtgagatttgtgggaggTGTTTGTCTTCATCTCACAATCTCAAGACACATGAATTAATTCACACTGgacagaaacctcacaaatgtgagatttgtgggaggTGTTTGTCTTCGTCTCACAGTCTCAAGACACACGAATTAATTCACACTGGACAGAAACCTCATAAATGTGAGATGTGTGGGAAATCTTTCGCTCAGGCAGGCAGTCTCAAGTTAcatttattaattcacactggacagAAACCACACAAATGTGCGGTTTGTGGGAGATGTTTTGCTTTGTCAAACCGTCTCAAGACACAcgaattaattcacactggaaagaaacctaggaaatgtgaaatttgtgggaaatcttttggtAGAGCAAGCAGTCTAAAAAGACActcattaattcacactggaaagaaacctcacaaatgtgagatttgtgggaggTGTTTGTCTTCGGCTCACAATCTCAAGACACATGAATTAATTCACGCTGCAAAGAAAccacacaaatgtgagatttgtgggaaatcttttgttaGGTCAGCCGATCTCAAGAGACAtggattaattcacactggaaagaaacctcaaaaATGTGAGCtgtgtgggaaatcttttgctcaGGCAGGCAATCTCAAGTTACacttattaattcacactggaaggaAACCACACAAATGCgatatttgtgggaaatcttttgctaggTCAGGCGATCTCAAGACACATGCATTAGAACACATTGGAAGGGGACATCACAAATGTGGTATCTGTGCCAAAAGTTTCACTCAATTGGGTACTCTCAAGACACATGCATTACTTCACATAAGAAAGAAAGTACAAGTAAGTGTTAGTTTACACAAATAGGTTTTCCTGGTTTGTGCCCTCAAGGCCTGTAAAATAATGGATGTAACAGGGGGACAATAAATTGTAATGCCTGTGAAATAACATTAAAATGTGTTAGAAAAGAAGTGTGCAATGATACGTACTATAGAGTGGTAAGAGGTAATGTgacaatataaaaatctatatcagCAGGTTGAGATGTCAAGAAATTCTATTAGCAAATACTCCTGAAACATGAATCAAATGTGTTTTTGTCGTTAACACTACAGCTTTTCCCAGTCGATATTGAGACAAAAAGATTGTGAATTGTGATAAATCCTTACCTTCTTCAGTAATCATAAGTACCATGCAATATTTAGTAAAAGGCCAAGAAAATGTGATGACATCCTGCTTGTTATTCGAAATGTAGTCATCATGTAGTACTTGTAGCTCTGCATTTTAGAAACAGTGAGAGCAAGAATGTATTTATAGCATTACTTTCACTCAGGCTGGTAAACTCATCACTGGAGAAACATAATTACGGCAATTATTTTACTCAGATACGTTTTCTCAAGAGATTTGGTATATGTATTATAAATAGTGTGTAAAtttatgttctgttattaccaatccTGCATTAGTAAACTTAACAAGAAATATAGCAACCTGCTTACTAGCATGTTCGTCCACATTTGGAACACAATACATCGACAGTTCTACATGATATGCACTTGACACATTGTTTTCATGTTTCTGGATGTATATTGGGGAAGTTGTATTCCACACATTCAGATCAGCTAAATGGTGTGGTCGAGACATCAGTGTTAGTTACCATGATACTCAGGCCACTGTGGAATCGTTCTGCacatgacatggacagttatcctgctgaaagatgcttTCACTGTGGGAGAGCACATCAGTCATGAAGGAATCCTTGTAGTTTCAATAAAGATCACATAGTCTGCAACTGTCATGTTGCCTTAAATTATTACCAGATGTCCCAAAGTAGCCCATATCATAATGGGCCCCCCTCTGGTGCCATTCACCTAGTTGACTGCATATCTGGATGTGGCAACTGACCTGGTGTAACAGCAAATGTCACATGTCCTGACAGTTAACAGTTGGCAGTTGACATTAGCATTGACCTTCAGTCCAGCCTCAATGATCCCTTGCCCACTGCAGTTGCAATTGAACAGTTTTTGGTGAATTGGTAGATATGTGGGAGAGCACATCAGTCATGAAGGAATCCTTGTAGTTTCAATAAAGATCACATAGTCTGCAACTGTCATGTTGCCTTAAATTATTACCAGATGTCCCAAAGTAGCCCATATCATAATGGGCCCCCCTCTGGTGCCATTCACCTAGTTGACTGCATATCTGGATGTGGCAACTGACCTGGTGTAACAGCAAATGTCACATGTCCTGACAGTTAACAGTTGGCAGTTGACATTAGCATTGACCTTCAGTCCAGCTTCAATGATCCCTTGCCCACTGCAGTTGCAATTGAACAGTTTTTGGTGAATTGGTAGATATGCCACATATTGCCATATGTCCAGCTTTACAGAACATGTAAGCTTCTGATCTCCATGATTTGTGATGAAGTATATAAGTATTACATCTATTTATAAGGTTATGGATGTATCACCTTtcagccactttccacagatgttcacaaCAGTAGCATAGATCCAGCAAACCAGCTTCACCACTTTTGAGGTGTTAGTTCCCAACTGCAGTGCCACCCTAACCTGCCCTTTGCTAAAGTTACTTATGTCATTGGATTTACATGTTTGCAACCCATCTAATTGGTAGAACAATTCCTTCTTAATATCTGATCTGCTATACTTGTAACCTGCTTACTGCATCATGTGTGTACAGCATGACAATTATTCTCCTCTCGGGCAGTGTTCATGACATTTTTGCTCATCAGTGCATCTTCATGTAAACTGGTCAGATGTGAGAGTGTGTAGTCTAATAAAATCATTGTTTGGTTACCATTTACACCACTGCACAATAGctgtattttttgtgaaattttttagtTTCACGAAGCTCTGTACTTGATTAAGAGATAAAGTAGATAATTGTTACACACCAAAGCTCCTAATTATTTGTTCAGCATGTAATACTATCTAAGTTCTACACAAAATGAAATTGGAAAACAAACATTAGGTGTTACAGTTCGATTCCATTTATTTGTGTACACAAGACCAACACCTGGGAGAGCTACAGACATGAGTACTAAATGTCTTGTGTTATAGTCAAAGATGTTTCCAttctaaatatttttcttaaattgtgtaaataaacatgatgTTTTAGGAAATCTGTACTTATgcttcatttttaatttcagaacgattgtttttatttttgattccCTACCTATTTGTTATTGGTAAAAGTGCTTTAGTATGTCCCATCATCTGCATAACAACTGGGGATAGTTACAATTAAGTGATTGGCACTGTTCTGTTTTGCTACACTTTAGCTACGACACTTTGTAGTGACGTGATTTCATTTACTCCATCTTTCTCAtgataccatggaccttgcctttggtggggaggcttgcgtgcctcaccgatacagatagccgtaccatggGTGTAACCACAACAGAGgcatatctgttaagaggccagacaaagaggggcagcagccttttcagtagttgcaggggccacagtctggatgattgactgatctggccttgtaacactaaccaaaaccgtcttgctgtgctggtactgggagtggctgaaagcaaggggaagcttcagccataatttttcctgagggcatgcagatttactgtatggttaaatgatgatggcgtcttgagtgaaatattccggaggtgaaatagtcctgCAGTtgtatctccaggcagggactactcaagaagac
This sequence is a window from Schistocerca nitens isolate TAMUIC-IGC-003100 chromosome 11, iqSchNite1.1, whole genome shotgun sequence. Protein-coding genes within it:
- the LOC126212598 gene encoding zinc finger protein 431-like; amino-acid sequence: MFQEPTIWIKKEEMDEVQTELCSMFLEDPLKTDSPSVWVKQDPELKQDADGYEHNRVKDSLGISWSTDFIKKDPELNLEMNVTENIVETSTRYTSDKARLTQSTGGRCGVSCEETCHHRQDEFVIDMEKSTHEFGTYTEDVTVDKECSVATRYDCSMREKEFHVYSCNSCQQSFPSKYRLIMHVFMHIDGTQPPLFVCKWCGVVFHSNVSLKKHLRMSENYHVLIAGNHEKYGYIDKHQSSIFLDSLPEVSATQHNEQSSRKETWKASKKSCNDMCNTHMTNDAEKTFDYGNLHTAVNFSAQADLITANRTDKYGICGNLLGRSHHLKREKLIHMGEKPHKCESRGESFAQSSHLNTQVLIHTGKKPHKCEICGRRLSSSHNLKTHELIHAGKKPHKCEICGKSFVRSADLKRHGLIHTGKKPKKCELCGKSFAQAGSLKLHLLIHTGQKPHKCEICGKSFTMWSQDT
- the LOC126212599 gene encoding zinc finger protein 98-like, which encodes MCGKSFAQAGSFKLHLLIHTGQKPHKCEVCGRCFALSNSLKTHELIHTGKKPRECEVCGKSFARASCLKRHSLIHTGKKPHKCEICGRCLSSSHNLKTHELIHTGQKPHKCEICGRCLSSSHSLKTHELIHTGQKPHKCEMCGKSFAQAGSLKLHLLIHTGQKPHKCAVCGRCFALSNRLKTHELIHTGKKPRKCEICGKSFGRASSLKRHSLIHTGKKPHKCEICGRCLSSAHNLKTHELIHAAKKPHKCEICGKSFVRSADLKRHGLIHTGKKPQKCELCGKSFAQAGNLKLHLLIHTGRKPHKCDICGKSFARSGDLKTHALEHIGRGHHKCGICAKSFTQLGTLKTHALLHIRKKVQVSVSLHK